One segment of Capricornis sumatraensis isolate serow.1 chromosome 23, serow.2, whole genome shotgun sequence DNA contains the following:
- the PSD gene encoding PH and SEC7 domain-containing protein 1 produces the protein MAQGAMRFCSEGDCAISPPRCPRRWLPEGPVPQSPPASMYGSTGSLLRRVAGPGPRSRELGRVTAPCTPLRGPPSPRIAPSPWAPSSPPGQPRPGAQSSVVIFRFVEKATVRPLNGLPAPGGLSRSWDLGGVSPPRPTPALGPGSHQKLRLEASTSDPLPAGGGSARPGSQGLLQGPPTQPQVGADGLYSSLPNGLGGPSERLATLFRGPADTGFLNQGDIWSSPREVSSHAQRIARAKWEFFYGSLDPTSSGAKPPEQAPPSPPGVGSGQGSGVAVGRAAKYSETDLDTVPLRCYRETDIDEVLTEREEADSAIESQPSSEGLPGTACPPAPRPGPCLGPHPSLGSGNEDEDEAGGEEDVDDEVFEASEGARPGTRMPHSGPLKSPLPFLPGTSPSADGPDSFSCVFEAILESHRAKGTSYTSLASLEALASPGPTQSPFFTFELPPQPPAPRPDPPAPAPLAPLEPDSGTSSAADGPWTQRGEEEEAEAGAKQAPGRDPSSPCHSEDSIGLGAAPLGSETPLNQLVSDSDSELDSTERLALGSTDTLSNGQKADLEAAQRLAKRLYRLDGFRKADVARHLGKNNDFSKLVAGEYLKFFVFTGMTLDQALRVFLKELALMGETQERERVLAHFSQRYFQCNPGALSSEDGAHTLTCALMLLNTDLHGHNIGKRMTCGDFIGNLEGLNEGGDFPRELLKALYSSIKNEKLQWAIDEEELRRSLSELADPNPKVIKRVSGGSGSGSSPFLDLTPEPGAAVYKHGALVRKVHADPDCRKTPRGKRGWKNFHGILKGMILYLQKEEYQPGKALSEAELKNAISIHHALATRASDYSKRPHVFYLRTADWRVFLFQAPSLEQMQSWITRINVVAAMFSAPPFPAAVSSQKKFSRPLLPSAATRLSQEEQVRTHEAKLKAMASELREHRAMQLAKKARGKEAEEQRQKEAYLEFEKSRYGTYAALLRVKLKAGSEDLDAVEAAVAQTGGTQDGLPPPHSSPSLPPNTSSQPRAQCPDSEARAGAGSGRWKP, from the exons ATGGCCCAGGGTGCCATGCGCTTCTGCTCGGAAGGCGACTGTGCCATCTCCCCACCACGATGCCCACGCCGCTGGCTCCCCGAAGGCCCAGTGCCCCAGAGCCCCCCAGCCAGCATGTATGGCAGTACAGGCTCTTTACTCCGGCGAGTAGCAGGCCCAGGTCCCCGAAGCCGGGAGCTTGGACGTGTGACAGCGCCCTGTACACCTCTGCGTGGCCCCCCTTCACCCCGCATTGCTCCCTCACCTTGGGCACCCTCTTCACCCCCTGGGCAGCCCCGACCAGGGGCCCAGAGCTCTGTGGTCATATTCCGCTTTGTGGAGAAGGCCACTGTGAGGCCACTGAATGGGCTGCCTGCTCCTGGAGGCTTGAGTCGGAGCTGGGACCTGGGTGGGGTCTCTCCTCCCAGGCCCACCCCAGCCCTTGGGCCTGGCTCCCATCAAAAGTTGAGGCTAGAAGCATCCACATCAGACCCACTTCCAGCTGGAGGAGGCTCAGCTCGGCCTGGAAGTCAGGGCCTTTTACAGGGGCCACCAACTCAACCCCAGGTTGGAGCAGATGGTCTTTACTCCTCTCTTCCCAATGGGCTGGGGGGGCCCTCTGAGCGCCTGGCCACATTATTCCGAGGACCTGCTGACACTGGATTCCTGAACCAG GGGGACATCTGGTCCTCACCACGAGAAGTCTCCTCTCATGCCCAGAGAATCGCTCGAGCCAAATGGGAATTCTTCTATGGCTCTTTGGACCCCACCAGCTCAG GTGCTAAGCCCCCAGAGCAGGCCCCCCCATCTCCACCTGGGGTGGGCTCAGGGCAGGGCTCTGGGGTGGCTGTGGGGCGAGCAGCCAAGTACTCCGAGACGGACCTGGACACAGTGCCCCTGAGGTGCTACCGCGAGACCGACATCGATGAGGTGCTGACTGAGCGGGAAGAGGCTGACTCGGCCATCGAGAGTCAGCCCAGCTCTGAGGGCCTTCCTGGCActgcctgcccacctgccccacGTCCTGGCCCATGCCTTGGCCCTCATCCCAGCTTGGGCAGTGGCAATGAGGACGAGGATGAGGCAGGTGGGGAAGAGGATGTGGACGACGAAGTGTTTGAGGCCTCAGAAGGGGCCCG GCCAGGTACCCGAATGCCTCACTCTGGGCCTCTCAAGTCACCTCTGCCCTTTCTGCCTGGGACCAGCCCCTCGGCTGATGGGCCTGACTCTTTCAGTTGTGTGTTTGAAGCCATCTTGGAGTCACACCGGGCCAAGGGCACCTCCTACACCAGCCTCGCCTCGCTGGAGGCTCTGGCCTCACCTGGCCCAACCCAGAGCCCCTTTTTCACCTTCGAGCTGCCTCCCcaaccccctgcccccaggcctgATCCGCCTGCTCCTGCCCCACTTGCTCCTCTTGAACCGGATTCTGGTACCAGCTCTGCTGCTGATGGGCCTTGGACacagagaggggaggaagaggaggcagaggctggagccAAGCAGGCCCCAGGGAGGGATCCCTCTAGTCCTTGCCACTCAGAAGACAGCATTGGATTGGGGGCAGCACCCCTGGGCAG TGAAACACCCCTGAACCAGCTGGTGTCTGATTCGGACTCCGAGCTGGACAGCACAGAGCGGCTGGCCCTGGGAAGCACTGACACCCTGTCCAACGGGCAAAAGGCAGACCTGGAGGCTGCGCAGCGCCTCGCCAAGAGGCTGTACCGCCTGGATGGCTTCAGGAAGGCGGATGTGGCCCGGCATCTGGGCAAGAA CAATGACTTCAGCAAACTTGTGGCTGGCGAGTACCTGAAGTTTTTTGTCTTCACGGGCATGACTCTGGACCAAGCTCTCAG ggtGTTTCTCAAGGAGCTGGCCTTAATGGGTGAGACCCAGGAACGGGAGCGTGTGCTGGCCCACTTCTCCCAGAGATACTTCCAGTGTAATCCTGGAGCCCTGTCCTCAGAGG ACGGTGCGCACACGCTGACCTGCGCCCTCATGCTACTCAATACGGATCTCCACGGCCAC AACATCGGGAAACGCATGACCTGCGGAGACTTCATTGGTAACCTGGAAGGCCTCAACGAAGGCGGCGACTTCCCCAGAGAGCTGCTCAAG GCCTTGTACAGCTCCATCAAGAATGAAAAGTTGCAATGGGCCAT AGACGAGGAGGAGCTGAGGCGCTCTCTGTCTGAGTTGGCCGACCCCAACCCCAAGGTCATCAAGAGGGTCAGCGGGGGCAGTGGCAGTGGCTCCAGCCCTTTCCTGGACCTGACTCCCGAGCCCGGGGCTGCAGTCTACAAGCACGGCGCCCTGGTGCGAAAGGTGCACGCGGACCCTGACTGCAGGAAGA CACCTCGGGGCAAGCGCGGCTGGAAGAACTTCCACGGGATCCTCAAGGGCATGATCCTCTATCTTCAGAAG GAGGAGTACCAACCTGGGAAAGCGCTGTCAGAGGCAGAGCTTAAGAACGCCATCAGCATCCACCATGCGCTGGCCACGCGGGCCAGTGACTACAGCAAGAGGCCGCACGTCTTCTACCTGCGCACTGCTGACTGGCGGGTTTTCCTCTTCCAGGCCCC GAGCCTGGAGCAGATGCAGTCTTGGATCACTCGCATCAATGTGGTGGCTGCCATGTTCTCTGCACCCCCCTTCCCAGCTGCCGTCAGTTCCCAGAAGAAGTTCAGCCGCCCTCTGCTACCCAGCGCTGCCACCCGCCTCTCCCAG GAGGAGCAGGTGCGGACCCACGAGGCCAAGCTGAAGGCCATGGCAAGTGAGTTGAGGGAGCATCGGGCCATGCAACTGGCCAAGAAGGCCCGGGGTAAGGAGGCTGAAGAGCAGCGGCAGAAGGAGGCGTATCTGGAGTTTGAG AAATCCCGCTACGGCACATATGCAGCGCTGCTTCGGGTCAAGCTGAAGGCGGGCAGCGAGGACCTGGATGCGGTGGAGGCAGCAGTGGCCCAGACCGGCGGCACGCAGGATGGACTCCCCCCTCCTCACTCCAGTCCCTCCCTGCCGCCCAACACCTCCAGCCAGCCCCGGGCACAGTGTCCTGACTCAGAGGCTCGGGCAGGGGCAGGCAGTGGGCGGTGGaagccctga